The window CTCTCCGTCACGCACTCGTACGTGGCGCTCCTCAAGGAGGAGGGCTCGCGGGCCGGAAGGTGGCTGGAGGCGGCGCGTCGGGACGTGGACGAGCCTATCGCGGCCATACTCACCCTCAACACCCTCGCCCACACCATGGGGGCGACGCTTGCGGGTGCCGAGGCGGCTAGGGTCTTCGGCGACCCATGGGTAGGCGCCTTCTCGGCGTTTCTCACGCTCGCCGTGCTCATCTTCACGGAGATCGTGCCCAAGACGATCGGCGCAACCTACTGGAAGAGCCTGGCTCGTTATTCGGCAACGGTCCTCCGCGTCCTGGTAGTCGTCATGAAGCCTTTCGTCGTGCCGCTGGGGTGGCTCACGCGGTTGCTGACCCGGGGCACGTCGGGTCCGCTGGTGAGCAGGGCCGAGCTCGAGAAGCTGGCCGAGATCGGCAGGTCCGAAGGTGCGATCCGCGAAGACGAGCTGCGGGCGATGAAGGGAGTGATCGGACTGCGCGAAACCTCGGTGGGAGAGGTGATGACCCCCCGGACCGACATCGTGGCGGTCTCCCGGGGAGCGAGCGTGGCCGAGGCGAAGCGGGTCATGCTCGACACGGGAAGGCTGAGGCTCCCGGTCTTCGACGGCGAGATCGACAGGGTGGCCGGGCTGGTGATCGCCCGAGATCTGTGGCGGGCCGCCGAGGAGGGCGAGACCTCGCTGGAGGGTGTCGTGCGTCCGGCTCATTTCGCGCCGGCGAGCAAGGCGGTGGTCGATCTGATCGCCGAGATGAGGGCGGGACGGATCGGCATGACCATCGTGGTGGACGAATTCGGGGGCACCGACGGGCTCGTCACCCTCGAAGACCTGATCGAGGAGATCGTCGGCGAGATCCACGACGAGCACGAGGTCGACGGACCCGAGGACTTCCGTGAGCTGCCCCGGGGCGAGACCCGGATCAGAGGCGGCACTCCGCTTCGCGTGGTGGCCGAGCGCCTGGGGTTCGTACCGGACGAGTCCGAGGAGGAAGCTTACGACACCATCGGGGGCTTCGTCTTCGGACGGCTGGACCGCATCCCGCTGGCCGGCGACATGGTGGAGGT is drawn from Gemmatimonadota bacterium and contains these coding sequences:
- a CDS encoding HlyC/CorC family transporter; amino-acid sequence: MALLIWILVVALGISFLCSILEAVFLSVTHSYVALLKEEGSRAGRWLEAARRDVDEPIAAILTLNTLAHTMGATLAGAEAARVFGDPWVGAFSAFLTLAVLIFTEIVPKTIGATYWKSLARYSATVLRVLVVVMKPFVVPLGWLTRLLTRGTSGPLVSRAELEKLAEIGRSEGAIREDELRAMKGVIGLRETSVGEVMTPRTDIVAVSRGASVAEAKRVMLDTGRLRLPVFDGEIDRVAGLVIARDLWRAAEEGETSLEGVVRPAHFAPASKAVVDLIAEMRAGRIGMTIVVDEFGGTDGLVTLEDLIEEIVGEIHDEHEVDGPEDFRELPRGETRIRGGTPLRVVAERLGFVPDESEEEAYDTIGGFVFGRLDRIPLAGDMVEVESGSLQVTLMEGRRIAYLVFVPKEPA